One Erpetoichthys calabaricus chromosome 9, fErpCal1.3, whole genome shotgun sequence genomic region harbors:
- the LOC114657750 gene encoding 60S ribosomal protein L30-like, with the protein MVAAKKTKKSLESINSRLQLVMKSGKYVLGYKQTLKMIRQGKAKLIILANNCPALRKSEIEYYAMLAKTGVHHYRGNNIELSTACGKYYRVCTLAIIDPGDSDIIRIMPEQTGEK; encoded by the coding sequence ATGGTGGCTGCCAAGAAAACGAAAAAGTCACTCGAGTCTATAAACTCAAGGTTGCAACTTGTTATGAAGAGTGGTAAATATGTCTTGGGCTATAAGCAGACCCTCAAGATGATCCGACAAGGCAAGGCAAAGCTGATTATATTGGCAAACAACTGCCCTGCTTTGAGGAAATCTGAAATTGAGTACTATGCTATGTTGGCCAAGACTGGTGTGCATCATTACCGTGGAAACAACATTGAACTGAGTACAGCCTGTGGTAAATACTACAGGGTATGCACTCTAGCTATCATTGATCCTGGTGACTCTGACATCATCAGAATCATGCCAGAACAGACTGGTGAAAAATAG